The Halobacteria archaeon AArc-dxtr1 region CGCCGGCACCACCGAGCTCACGACGCAGTTCGTGGGGCTCATCCACCTGGGAGACAACGTCGTGGTCTCGGCCATCGCGATCGTGGCCGCGATCCTGGTGTTCGTCGTCGGCCACATCGTGGTCTTGCTGCTGGGCATCACCGCAGCGGGCATCCAGATGCTCCGCCTCGAATACGTGGAGTTCTTCCAGAAGTTCTACGAGGGTGGTGGCGAAGAGTACGAACCGTTCGGGAAAGAACGCACTCACACCGCCGACTAACCGACGAATCCACACTTTTTGCGCTCGTCTCTGCACACCGGGACGAGTCCGCGCGGCATCGACGACCGACCGCCAGAGTTTTGAATCCACAAATCCGCCGTAGAGTGGCCTGAGGGCCGATAAGACGGCTTAGCTGTGTCGAATTCTTTCGGGAGATTTATAGGGGCCGCGTGGCGAGGATAGCCTGTTCGAAGCGGTTGAACGACACAGAGGGCTAACTTAGACATGACAGGAATTGAACTTGCCGACGTCGTACTGCAGAACGGAGAGACTATCGTCGAGGAGTCGCCGTTCCTCACTGACTACGGTGCTGCGGCGATCGCCGTCGGACTGGCGGCACTCGCATCGGGATACGCAGAGCGGGGAATCGGTGCCGCCGCGGTCGGCGCCGTCGCCGAGGACCGCGACATGCTGATCCCGGGGATCATCCTGACGGTGCTGCCGGAGACGCTCGTGATCTTCGCGCTGCTCATCGTCATCCTCGCGCTGTAAGCGCCGCTTTTCTTACCAATGAGTTTGGACACAGTCGTTGAAGATATTCGAGAAGAGGCCCACGCGCGTGCGGAGGACATCCGCGCCGAGGGCGAAGCCCGCGCCGAAGAGATCGAGGCGGCGGCCGAGGAGGACGCCGCAGAGATCACAGAGCGCGCAGAGCGCGAGGTCGATCGCGAGATCGAGCAGCTTCGCGAACAGCGACTCTCCAGTGCGAAACTGGAGGCGAAACAGAAGCGCCTGGAGGCCCGCCGTGACGTACTCGGCGACGTCCGCGACGCGGCCGAAGACGCCATCGAGGACCTCGAGGGCGACACCCGCGAGGAGCTCACTCGGGAGCTACTCGACGCCGCCAGCGTCGAGTTCGACGCGGGAGACGACGTCCGCGTCTACGGCAGCGCCGCCGATCAGGAGCTACTCGAGACGATCGTCGCCGACTACGACGGCTACAGCGTCGCCGGCGAGTACGACTGTCTCGGCGGCGTCGTCGTCGAGAGCGAGGCCTCCCGAGTCCGCGTGAACAACACGTTCGACTCGGTCCTCGCCGACGTCTGGGAGGAGAACCTCCGGGCGATCAGCGACGACCTCTTCGAGCAATGACCACAGGCGTTTCCACGGGTACGGTGTGGCTCGACCGAACCGCCGCGACCGCCGGCCAGGCGGGGTGGTCGCCGTGAGCGCAGGCGCCGGCGCCTCGAACCCCGAGTACGTCAACGCCCGCGTCCGCTCTCGGCGCGCCGCGCTGTTCGCCGACGAGGAGTACCGGAAGCTGATCCGGATGGGGCCAAGCGGTATCGCCCGGTTCATGGAAGAGTCGGAGTACGAAAACGAGATCAACCGGCTCGGCACCCGGTTTTCGGGCGTCGACCTGATCGAGTACGCACTCAACCAGAATCTCGCCCGCCACTTCGACGACTTGCTCGACTGGGCGGACGGTCGCGTCTACGATCGGATCGCGCGCTATCTCCGGAAGTTCGACGTCTGGAACGTCAAGACGATCATCCGGGGGATCTACACCGAGACGCCGACCGAGGAGGTCCAGACCGACCTCATCCGGGCCGGCGAACTCGACGATGCGACGATCGATCGCCTGCTCGAGGTCGACGCGATCGACGACGCCATCGAGGTGCTCACCGGGACGATCTTCTACGAGCCGCTCTTCGAGGCCCACCAGGAGTTCGAAGAGACCGGCGTACTCGTCCCCCTAGAGAACGCCCTCGACCGGGCCTTTTACGAGCGCCTGCTCGAGGATCTGGGGCGGCCACAGGACGGCCCGAGTGCGCTGTACGTCGAGTTCCTCCAGGCCGAGATCGACTTCCGGAACGCCCGGAACGCCCTCCGGCTGGCCCGCAGCGGGGCCGACCTCGATCCGGCGGAGTACTACATCGACGGCGGGGTCCTGTTCGACCGAAGCGAGCTCTCGCGGCTGGTCGGCGACTACGACGAACTGGTCGACCACATCGCCGAGAGCAGCCAGTACGGCGACCGGCTCTCGACGGCGCTCTCGCGACTGCGCGAGGCCGAGAGCCTTATCCAGTTCGAGCACGCACTCGACGCCGCGTTGCTCGAGTACGCAGACCGGCTCTCGAGCATCTACCCCGTCTCGATCTCGGCGGTGCTGTCGTACATCCTCGCGAAAGAACGCGAGGTCGAGAACATCCGCGCGATCGCGCGTGGCCGTGAGGTCGGCCTCACCGAGACCGAGATCGAAGAGGAGCTGGTGATCCTATGAGTCAGGAAATCGCTGTCGTCGGCAGCCCCGAGTTCACGACCGGCTTTCGCCTCGCAGGCGTCAGTCGCTTCGAGAACGTGCCAGACGACGCAAAGGGAGAAGACTTAGACGACGCCGTCACGAACGTCCTCGACGACGACGGCGTCGGGATCGTCGTCATGCACGACGACGACCTCGAGTACCTCTCGCGGAACGTCCGCGGCGAGGTCGAAACGAGCGTCGAGCCGGTCGTCGTCACCATCGGCAGCGGAACCGGTGGCGGCGGGCTGCGCGGCCAGATCAAGCGGGCGATCGGTATCGACCTGATGGACGAGGACGGAGACAACGAGTAACATATGAGCCAGGCAGAAGACACCGAGGCCGCCCAATCGGGCGGCGTCATCGAAAGCGTGAGCGGTCCGGTCGTGACCGCCGCGGACCTCGACGCCCGGATGAACGACGTCGTTTACGTCGGCGACGAAGGGCTGATGGGCGAGGTCATCGAGATCGAAGGGAACCTGACCACGATTCAGGTGTACGAGGAGACCTCCGGCGTCGGGCCGGGCGAACCCGTCGAGAACACGGGCGAGCCACTGAGCGTCGACCTCGGACCCGGTATGCTGGACTCCATCTACGACGGCGTCCAGCGCCCCCTCGACGAACTCGAGGCGAAGATGGAGTCTGCGTTCCTCGATCGGGGCGTCGACGCCCCCGGCATCGACCTGGAGAAAGAGTGGGAGTTTACCCCCACCGTCTCCGAGGGCGACGCCGTCGAACCGGGCGACGTCATCGGTGAGGTCCCCGAGACCGAGAGCATCACCCACAAGGTGATGGTGCCGCCGGACTACGAGGGCGGCGAGATCACGTCGATCGAGTCGGGCGCGTTCACCGTCGAGGAGGTCATCGCCGAGCTCTCCTCGGGCGAGGAGATCACGATGCACCAGGAGTGGCCGGTGCGCGAAGCCCGTCCCGCAGAGGAGAAACAGACGCCGACGATTCCGCTGGTATCGGGCCAGCGGATCCTCGACGGCCTGTTCCCGATCGCGAAAGGCGGGACCGCAGCGATCCCGGGTCCCTTTGGCTCCGGGAAGACGGTCACCCAACACCAGCTCGCGAAGTGGGCCGACGCGGACATCGTCGTCTACGTCGGCTGTGGCGAGCGTGGCAACGAGATGACGGAGGTCATCGAGGACTTCCCGGAGCTGGAAGACCCCCAGACCGGGAAGCCGCTCATGTCCCGGACGTGTCTCATCGCGAATACGTCGAACATGCCCGTCGCCGCGCGTGAGTCCTGTATCTACACCGGGATCACCATCGCGGAGTACTTCCGCGACATGGGCTACGACGTCGCGCTGATGGCCGACTCCACCTCGCGGTGGGCCGAGGCCATGCGTGAGATTTCGAGCCGACTCGAGGAGATGCCCGGCGAGGAGGGCTACCCGGCCTACCTCGCAGCCTCGCTGTCGGAGTTCTACGAGCGCGCAGGCCTCTTCGAGAACATCAACGGCACGCAGGGCTCGGTGTCGGTCATCGGGGCGGTCTCGCCGCCGGGCGGCGACTTCTCCGAACCCGTTACGCAGAACACCCTGCGCATCGTCAAGACGTTCTGGGCGCTCGACGCGGACCTCGCCGAACGGCGACACTTCCCCTCGATCAACTGGAACGAGTCGTACTCGCTGTACCGCCAGCAGTTAGATCCGTGGTTCGTCGAGAACGTCGCCGAAGACTGGCCGGAAGTGCGCCAGTGGGCCGTCGACGTCTTAGACGAAGAAGACGAACTGCAGGAGATCGTCCAGCTCGTCGGCAAGGACGCGCTGCCCGAAGACCAGCAGCTCACGCTCGAGGTCGCGCGCTACCTGCGTGAGTCCTGGCTCCAGCAGAACGCCTTCCACGACGTCGACACCTACTGCGATCCGAAGAAGACCTACCGGATGCTCCAGGCGATCCGGACGTTCAACGACGAGGCGTTCAACGCCTTAGATGCCGGCGTCCCCGTCGAGGAGATCGCCGACGTCGACGCAGCACCCCAGCTCAACCGGATGGGCGTCGCCGAGGAGTGGAACGAGTTCATCGACGACCTCGAGGACGACCTCGCAGAACAGATCCGGAGTCTGTACTAGAACCATGAAGGAATACCAAACGATTACGGAAGTCAGCGGTCCGCTGGTGTTCGCCGAGGTCGACGAGCCCGTCGGCTACGACGAGATCGTCGAGATCGAGACCCCCGACGGCGAGACGCTGCGCGGCCAGGTACTGGAGTCGAGTGAGGGACTCGTCTCGATCCAGGTCTTCGAAGGGACGGGCGGTATCGACCGCAACGCTTCGGTCCGATTCTTAGGCGAGACGATGAAGATGCCCGTCACCGAGGACCTGCTCGGACGGGTGTTAGACGGCTCGGGGAACCCGATCGACGGCGGCCCCGATATCGTCCCCGAATCGCGCGAAGACATCGTCGGCGAGGCGATCAACCCGTTCTCCCGAGAGTACCCCGAGGAGTTCATCCAGACGGGCGTCTCCGGGATCGACGGCATGAACACGCTCGTGCGCGGCCAGAAGCTCCCGATCTTCTCGGGCTCGGGCCTGCCACACAACGACCTCGCACTCCAGATCGCCCGCCAGGCGACGGTGCCAGAGGAAGACGAGGGTGACGACGACGACGAGGACGGCTCGGAGTTCGCCGTCATCTTCGGCGCGATGGGGATCACCCAGGAGGAGGCAAACGAGTTCATGCAGGACTTCGAGCGCACCGGTGCGCTCGAACGCTCCGTCGTCTTCATGAACCTCGCGGACGACCCCGCCGTCGAGCGGACGGTCACGCCGCGCCTCGCCCTGACGACGGCGGAGTACCTCGCCTTCGAGAAGGATTACCACGTGCTCGTCATCCTCACGGACATCACGAACTACTGTGAGGCGCTGCGCGAGATCGGCGCCGCCCGCGAGGAGGTGCCGGGTCGCCGTGGCTACCCCGGCTACATGTACACCGACCTGGCCCAGCTCTACGAGCGGGCGGGTCGTCTCAAGGATCGCGACGGCTCGGTCACGCAGATTCCGATCCTGACGATGCCCGGCGACGACGACACCCACCCGATTCCCGACCTGACGGGGTACATCACGGAGGGCCAGATCGTGATGGACCGCGACCTGAACAGTCAGGGGATCGAGCCGCCGATCAACGTCCTCCCAAGCCTCTCGCGGCTGATGGACGACGGGATCGGCGAGGGGCTCACCCGCGAAGACCACGCCGACGTCTCCGACCAGATGTACGCGGCGTACGCGGAGGGTGAGGACCTCCGGGACCTCGTCAACATCGTCGGCCGCGAAGCGCTCTCAGAGCGGGACAACAAGTTCCTCGACTTCGCCGACCGCTTCGAGACCGAGTTCGTCCAGCAGGGGTACGACACCAACCGGACGATCGAGGAGACCTTAGAGATCGGCTGGGACCTGCTCTCGATGCTGCCCAAAGAGGAGCTCAACCGGATCGACGAGGAGCTCATCGCGGAGCACTACCGCGAAGACGAGGAAGAAGCCGAAGCCGTCCAGGCCGACTAACTCGACCGCTCGACGATTTTTTCGCGCCGCAAGTGGGACGCCAGCGCAGCGACGACGGCTTCAATCGCCTTTTAGGTACGTAGCCGCTATGAGGGGTATGAGCGACTCATCTGAGGTTCCGGATCGCGTGCCGACGCCCTGTCCGTCGTGCTCGCCGGAGCTCGACACCGTCCACGAAGTGTTGACCACCGGCGGCGGCCACCTGACCGTCCGCTGTGGGGAGTGTGGCCACGTCCACAAGGTCCAGCCCGAGACCGAACGCGAAGTCACCCTCGACGTCGTCGTCTCCCAGGGGGGCGACTCGTTCAGCGCGAACGTGACGACACCCGCCGACGAACGGATCGAAACCGGCGACGAGTTCCTCTTAGAGACCGAGGAAGTGCTCGCGACGGTGCGGGTGACGAGTCTCGAACTCGACGGCCACCGCCGCCGCGAGGCCGCCGACGTCGACGACATCGAGACCGTCTGGACCCGCGAGGTCGACAACGTCGCCGTCGACGTCACCGTCCACCCGAAAGACGGCACCCACGACGACAGCGAGAGCCTGACGCTGCACGTCCCTGGCGACGAGGAGTTCGTCGTCGGCGAGGTACGCACAGCCGGCGACGAGGAGTTCGAAGTCGACGCCTTCGTCGTCCGCGACGACGCGACCGGCTACGATCGCGACCGCTTCGAGATGGAGGGCGACAGCGTCCCCGCAAAGGACCTCCAGCGCGTCTACGCCTACGACCAGACGAGCAGCGCCTGGTCGGCCTGGTAGCCGGGGTCCGGTCGGCACGCGACGGCGGCGGACCCCCCGTCCGGTCGTCCCCCACCACACACAGCTTCAGGCACAGAAGCTGTGGGATTTACGTTTTATCGGGTAGAACGAAGCGAGTGTCATGGGCGAGGAGTGTGACGCTGGAGCCATCGGCGCTGTCCTCGCAGACGACGTCGCCCGGGCGATCCTCGTACACACGCAGACCGACGCCCTCTCGGCCAGCGCACTCGCCGACCGATGTGAGGTCTCCGAGGTGACGATCTATCGGCGCCTCGAGACGCTGCGCGAACACGACCTCGTTACCGAAGCGACCGTTCCCGACCGCGACGGCCACCACTACAAGACCTACCGCGCGAACCTCCACCGACTCACGGTGGCTCTCACCGACGACGGGTTCTCACTGGACGTCGAGCGACGGGAAACCCCGGCCGATCGGTTCACCACCTTAATAGAGGAGATGTAACCATGACACTCCAGACACCGTCTCTCGAACTGACGTTCGAACTCGCCGTACAGTGGACGCTCATCGCCG contains the following coding sequences:
- a CDS encoding V-type ATP synthase subunit E, giving the protein MSLDTVVEDIREEAHARAEDIRAEGEARAEEIEAAAEEDAAEITERAEREVDREIEQLREQRLSSAKLEAKQKRLEARRDVLGDVRDAAEDAIEDLEGDTREELTRELLDAASVEFDAGDDVRVYGSAADQELLETIVADYDGYSVAGEYDCLGGVVVESEASRVRVNNTFDSVLADVWEENLRAISDDLFEQ
- a CDS encoding helix-turn-helix domain-containing protein, which gives rise to MGEECDAGAIGAVLADDVARAILVHTQTDALSASALADRCEVSEVTIYRRLETLREHDLVTEATVPDRDGHHYKTYRANLHRLTVALTDDGFSLDVERRETPADRFTTLIEEM
- a CDS encoding ATP synthase subunit B yields the protein MKEYQTITEVSGPLVFAEVDEPVGYDEIVEIETPDGETLRGQVLESSEGLVSIQVFEGTGGIDRNASVRFLGETMKMPVTEDLLGRVLDGSGNPIDGGPDIVPESREDIVGEAINPFSREYPEEFIQTGVSGIDGMNTLVRGQKLPIFSGSGLPHNDLALQIARQATVPEEDEGDDDDEDGSEFAVIFGAMGITQEEANEFMQDFERTGALERSVVFMNLADDPAVERTVTPRLALTTAEYLAFEKDYHVLVILTDITNYCEALREIGAAREEVPGRRGYPGYMYTDLAQLYERAGRLKDRDGSVTQIPILTMPGDDDTHPIPDLTGYITEGQIVMDRDLNSQGIEPPINVLPSLSRLMDDGIGEGLTREDHADVSDQMYAAYAEGEDLRDLVNIVGREALSERDNKFLDFADRFETEFVQQGYDTNRTIEETLEIGWDLLSMLPKEELNRIDEELIAEHYREDEEEAEAVQAD
- a CDS encoding V-type ATP synthase subunit C; its protein translation is MSAGAGASNPEYVNARVRSRRAALFADEEYRKLIRMGPSGIARFMEESEYENEINRLGTRFSGVDLIEYALNQNLARHFDDLLDWADGRVYDRIARYLRKFDVWNVKTIIRGIYTETPTEEVQTDLIRAGELDDATIDRLLEVDAIDDAIEVLTGTIFYEPLFEAHQEFEETGVLVPLENALDRAFYERLLEDLGRPQDGPSALYVEFLQAEIDFRNARNALRLARSGADLDPAEYYIDGGVLFDRSELSRLVGDYDELVDHIAESSQYGDRLSTALSRLREAESLIQFEHALDAALLEYADRLSSIYPVSISAVLSYILAKEREVENIRAIARGREVGLTETEIEEELVIL
- a CDS encoding HVO_0476 family zinc finger protein; the protein is MSDSSEVPDRVPTPCPSCSPELDTVHEVLTTGGGHLTVRCGECGHVHKVQPETEREVTLDVVVSQGGDSFSANVTTPADERIETGDEFLLETEEVLATVRVTSLELDGHRRREAADVDDIETVWTREVDNVAVDVTVHPKDGTHDDSESLTLHVPGDEEFVVGEVRTAGDEEFEVDAFVVRDDATGYDRDRFEMEGDSVPAKDLQRVYAYDQTSSAWSAW
- a CDS encoding ATP synthase subunit A — protein: MSQAEDTEAAQSGGVIESVSGPVVTAADLDARMNDVVYVGDEGLMGEVIEIEGNLTTIQVYEETSGVGPGEPVENTGEPLSVDLGPGMLDSIYDGVQRPLDELEAKMESAFLDRGVDAPGIDLEKEWEFTPTVSEGDAVEPGDVIGEVPETESITHKVMVPPDYEGGEITSIESGAFTVEEVIAELSSGEEITMHQEWPVREARPAEEKQTPTIPLVSGQRILDGLFPIAKGGTAAIPGPFGSGKTVTQHQLAKWADADIVVYVGCGERGNEMTEVIEDFPELEDPQTGKPLMSRTCLIANTSNMPVAARESCIYTGITIAEYFRDMGYDVALMADSTSRWAEAMREISSRLEEMPGEEGYPAYLAASLSEFYERAGLFENINGTQGSVSVIGAVSPPGGDFSEPVTQNTLRIVKTFWALDADLAERRHFPSINWNESYSLYRQQLDPWFVENVAEDWPEVRQWAVDVLDEEDELQEIVQLVGKDALPEDQQLTLEVARYLRESWLQQNAFHDVDTYCDPKKTYRMLQAIRTFNDEAFNALDAGVPVEEIADVDAAPQLNRMGVAEEWNEFIDDLEDDLAEQIRSLY
- a CDS encoding V-type ATP synthase subunit F; its protein translation is MSQEIAVVGSPEFTTGFRLAGVSRFENVPDDAKGEDLDDAVTNVLDDDGVGIVVMHDDDLEYLSRNVRGEVETSVEPVVVTIGSGTGGGGLRGQIKRAIGIDLMDEDGDNE